A single window of Callithrix jacchus isolate 240 chromosome 6, calJac240_pri, whole genome shotgun sequence DNA harbors:
- the LYSMD4 gene encoding lysM and putative peptidoglycan-binding domain-containing protein 4 isoform X2, with the protein MNMRHNEVSAKTFQGPAVVCRTPTSHVYMFKNGDAGDSSEEESHHTILRPRGKERQKSGVYHPHQAGAGDIVLLQRELAQEDSLNKLALQYGCKVADIKKANNFIREQDLYALKSIKIPVKNHGILTETHKELKPLLSPSSETRVTVELPDADRAATGTDAQASQLTDFFKGIDQNIERAVQSEIFLHESYCIDASHQPLLPAPLKTPMNGADCGIQWWNAVFIMLLIGIVLPVFYLVYFTIQASGETLNSLNTTVVPNGSMAVGTVPGQAPRLAVPVPTITSADSQFSQASQAGN; encoded by the exons A TGAACATGAGGCACAATGAAGTGTCAGCCAAGACCTTCCAAGGCCCAGCTGTTGTCTGTCGGACTCCAACCAGCCACGTATACATGTTTAAGAATGGGGACGCGGGGGACTCCTCTGAGGAAGAGTCACACCATACGATTCTGCGGCCCCGGGGCAAGGAGCGCCAGAAGAGCGGTGTCTACCATCCTCATCAGGCAGGAGCAGGCGACATAGTCCTGCTGCAGCGGGAGCTGGCTCAGGAGGACAGCCTCAACAAGCTGGCTCTGCAGTACGGCTGCAAA GTGGCAGATATCAAGAAAGCCAACAACTTCATCAGAGAACAAGACTTAtatgctttgaaatctattaaaATTCCTGTGAAAAACCATGGGATCCTAACAGAGACCCACAAAGAACTCAAACCCCTTCTGAGCCCGTCTTCCGAGACCAGAGTGACGGTGGAACTGCCAGATGCAGACAGAGCAGCCACAGGCACTGATGCCCAAGCCAGTCAACTGACGGATTTCTTTAAGGGGATTGACCAGAATATTGAGCGTGCAGTGCAGTCAGAAATCTTTTTACATGAAAGTTACTGCATAGATGCCTCCCatcagccactgctcccagctcctCTGAAGACGCCAATGAATGGTGCAGACTGCGGCATTCAGTGGTGGAATGCTGTTTTCATCATGCTTCTAATTGGGATTGTCTTGCCTGTCTTTTATTTGGTCTATTTTACAATACAAGCTAGTGGTGAGACCCTTAATAGTTTGAACACAACTGTCGTCCCCAATGGCTCGATGGCAGTGGGTACAGTTCCAGGGCAAGCCCCCAGACTAGCAGTACCAGTGCCAACCATCACTTCTGCAGACAGCCAGTTCAGTCAGGCCAGCCAGGCAGGGAACTAA
- the LYSMD4 gene encoding lysM and putative peptidoglycan-binding domain-containing protein 4 isoform X3 encodes MFATNPQARRRRQVVSRGSRVTGGGSRRRLGAEVADIKKANNFIREQDLYALKSIKIPVKNHGILTETHKELKPLLSPSSETRVTVELPDADRAATGTDAQASQLTDFFKGIDQNIERAVQSEIFLHESYCIDASHQPLLPAPLKTPMNGADCGIQWWNAVFIMLLIGIVLPVFYLVYFTIQASGETLNSLNTTVVPNGSMAVGTVPGQAPRLAVPVPTITSADSQFSQASQAGN; translated from the exons ATGTTCGCAACCAATCCGcaggcgcggcggcggcggcaggtCGTGAGTCGCGGGTCGCGGGTCACAGGTGGCGGGTCGCGGCGGAGGCTGGGCGCTGAG GTGGCAGATATCAAGAAAGCCAACAACTTCATCAGAGAACAAGACTTAtatgctttgaaatctattaaaATTCCTGTGAAAAACCATGGGATCCTAACAGAGACCCACAAAGAACTCAAACCCCTTCTGAGCCCGTCTTCCGAGACCAGAGTGACGGTGGAACTGCCAGATGCAGACAGAGCAGCCACAGGCACTGATGCCCAAGCCAGTCAACTGACGGATTTCTTTAAGGGGATTGACCAGAATATTGAGCGTGCAGTGCAGTCAGAAATCTTTTTACATGAAAGTTACTGCATAGATGCCTCCCatcagccactgctcccagctcctCTGAAGACGCCAATGAATGGTGCAGACTGCGGCATTCAGTGGTGGAATGCTGTTTTCATCATGCTTCTAATTGGGATTGTCTTGCCTGTCTTTTATTTGGTCTATTTTACAATACAAGCTAGTGGTGAGACCCTTAATAGTTTGAACACAACTGTCGTCCCCAATGGCTCGATGGCAGTGGGTACAGTTCCAGGGCAAGCCCCCAGACTAGCAGTACCAGTGCCAACCATCACTTCTGCAGACAGCCAGTTCAGTCAGGCCAGCCAGGCAGGGAACTAA
- the LYSMD4 gene encoding lysM and putative peptidoglycan-binding domain-containing protein 4 isoform X1 has protein sequence MRHNEVSAKTFQGPAVVCRTPTSHVYMFKNGDAGDSSEEESHHTILRPRGKERQKSGVYHPHQAGAGDIVLLQRELAQEDSLNKLALQYGCKVADIKKANNFIREQDLYALKSIKIPVKNHGILTETHKELKPLLSPSSETRVTVELPDADRAATGTDAQASQLTDFFKGIDQNIERAVQSEIFLHESYCIDASHQPLLPAPLKTPMNGADCGIQWWNAVFIMLLIGIVLPVFYLVYFTIQASGETLNSLNTTVVPNGSMAVGTVPGQAPRLAVPVPTITSADSQFSQASQAGN, from the exons ATGAGGCACAATGAAGTGTCAGCCAAGACCTTCCAAGGCCCAGCTGTTGTCTGTCGGACTCCAACCAGCCACGTATACATGTTTAAGAATGGGGACGCGGGGGACTCCTCTGAGGAAGAGTCACACCATACGATTCTGCGGCCCCGGGGCAAGGAGCGCCAGAAGAGCGGTGTCTACCATCCTCATCAGGCAGGAGCAGGCGACATAGTCCTGCTGCAGCGGGAGCTGGCTCAGGAGGACAGCCTCAACAAGCTGGCTCTGCAGTACGGCTGCAAA GTGGCAGATATCAAGAAAGCCAACAACTTCATCAGAGAACAAGACTTAtatgctttgaaatctattaaaATTCCTGTGAAAAACCATGGGATCCTAACAGAGACCCACAAAGAACTCAAACCCCTTCTGAGCCCGTCTTCCGAGACCAGAGTGACGGTGGAACTGCCAGATGCAGACAGAGCAGCCACAGGCACTGATGCCCAAGCCAGTCAACTGACGGATTTCTTTAAGGGGATTGACCAGAATATTGAGCGTGCAGTGCAGTCAGAAATCTTTTTACATGAAAGTTACTGCATAGATGCCTCCCatcagccactgctcccagctcctCTGAAGACGCCAATGAATGGTGCAGACTGCGGCATTCAGTGGTGGAATGCTGTTTTCATCATGCTTCTAATTGGGATTGTCTTGCCTGTCTTTTATTTGGTCTATTTTACAATACAAGCTAGTGGTGAGACCCTTAATAGTTTGAACACAACTGTCGTCCCCAATGGCTCGATGGCAGTGGGTACAGTTCCAGGGCAAGCCCCCAGACTAGCAGTACCAGTGCCAACCATCACTTCTGCAGACAGCCAGTTCAGTCAGGCCAGCCAGGCAGGGAACTAA